A DNA window from Litorivicinus lipolyticus contains the following coding sequences:
- a CDS encoding Rossmann-fold NAD(P)-binding domain-containing protein, translating into MGLGTTHIVGAGLAGQACALMLAEAGYQPVLWGTPDAAPARAIALSQPSVDCLTGLAVAVPDGGRIEHIHVSRHGAFGHTQLSASALGHAQFGRVVRNDELAAALASAVAAAGIDCRPQSVERLDIGAGLVAAGQHHAGPVVLTAPVPGLLAQAGIGQQKRVLNDRLWVGVMRGRLDGHAYERFTDSGPLAVLPLGPERVSVVWQCAGAVTPARINAAMGRRVVLGAIEHQACVPAMAAWADSLARPGLAVAGNASQLLHPVAGQGFNLILRQLSVLAALGFDNLEQWQQHSDSARQPWLATTLTLAQLFQPSWPAQGLALASVAALPGVAGRFAERFMEGS; encoded by the coding sequence ATGGGCCTAGGCACCACGCACATTGTGGGTGCCGGGCTTGCTGGTCAAGCCTGCGCCCTGATGCTGGCCGAGGCCGGCTACCAGCCGGTCTTATGGGGTACGCCCGATGCGGCCCCGGCGCGCGCGATCGCGCTGTCGCAACCCTCGGTCGATTGCCTGACGGGGTTGGCCGTGGCCGTTCCCGACGGCGGTCGTATCGAACACATTCATGTCAGCCGTCACGGCGCCTTTGGCCATACTCAGTTGTCGGCTTCTGCCTTGGGTCATGCCCAGTTTGGACGGGTGGTACGCAACGATGAGTTGGCGGCGGCGCTGGCGAGCGCGGTGGCGGCAGCCGGTATCGACTGCCGGCCGCAATCGGTCGAGAGGCTCGACATTGGCGCGGGCCTAGTCGCCGCCGGCCAGCACCATGCGGGTCCGGTCGTGCTCACGGCGCCGGTGCCTGGGCTATTGGCACAGGCCGGTATTGGCCAGCAAAAGCGCGTACTGAATGATCGCTTGTGGGTCGGCGTCATGCGCGGTCGTCTCGACGGCCATGCCTACGAGCGCTTCACCGACAGCGGACCGCTGGCGGTTTTGCCGCTGGGCCCGGAGCGGGTCAGCGTGGTGTGGCAGTGTGCCGGCGCGGTGACGCCGGCGCGTATTAATGCCGCCATGGGGCGGCGTGTGGTGTTGGGTGCGATCGAGCACCAAGCCTGCGTGCCGGCCATGGCCGCCTGGGCCGATTCATTGGCGCGGCCGGGGCTGGCGGTGGCGGGCAATGCTTCGCAGTTGCTGCACCCGGTAGCCGGTCAGGGCTTCAATTTGATTTTGCGTCAGCTGTCCGTTTTGGCGGCACTGGGGTTCGACAATCTAGAACAGTGGCAACAGCACAGCGATTCGGCGCGCCAGCCCTGGTTGGCGACGACCTTGACGCTGGCCCAGCTGTTTCAACCGTCTTGGCCGGCCCAGGGACTCGCGTTGGCCAGCGTCGCTGCGCTGCCGGGCGTCGCCGGGCGCTTCGCTGAGCGCTTTATGGAGGGTTCATG